The following coding sequences are from one Reyranella humidisoli window:
- a CDS encoding RNA-binding protein: MTEPHLTVLPAGPMRTCIVTGEEGAPEKMIRFVVGPEGDVVPDLARQLPGRGMWVRAERAALERAVEKKLFSKAARAPVKASAELVERVERLLLERVLADLGRARRAGRAVAGFVKVEQMIGRGQAGLLVVADEADGDGLHKLQATGLPLEKLGDAVALGGIFGREQAVYVAIARDDAGGAFIERISVGASRWRGFRLNGAG; the protein is encoded by the coding sequence ATGACGGAACCCCATCTCACGGTGCTCCCCGCCGGCCCGATGCGCACCTGCATCGTGACTGGCGAGGAAGGCGCGCCGGAGAAGATGATCCGGTTCGTCGTGGGTCCCGAGGGCGATGTCGTGCCCGACCTGGCGCGACAGCTTCCGGGACGCGGGATGTGGGTGCGGGCCGAGCGTGCGGCGCTCGAGCGGGCGGTCGAGAAGAAGCTGTTCTCGAAGGCCGCGCGGGCGCCGGTGAAGGCATCCGCCGAGCTGGTGGAGCGGGTCGAGCGATTGTTGCTCGAAAGGGTCCTGGCCGATCTGGGACGGGCGCGCCGCGCGGGCCGCGCGGTGGCGGGCTTCGTCAAGGTCGAGCAGATGATCGGTCGCGGGCAGGCGGGGCTCCTCGTCGTCGCCGACGAGGCCGATGGAGACGGATTGCACAAGCTGCAGGCGACGGGCCTGCCGCTGGAGAAGCTGGGCGACGCGGTCGCGCTCGGCGGAATTTTCGGCCGCGAACAGGCGGTTTACGTGGCGATCGCCCGCGATGATGCGGGCGGCGCCTTCATTGAACGAATTTCTGTCGGAGCGTCGCGATGGCGCGGCTTCCGGCTGAACGGCGCCGGTTGA
- the nusA gene encoding transcription termination factor NusA, translating to MATTADIPRLEMLQVADMVAREKGIEREEVLEAMEQAIQKSGRAKYGLEHDIRAEIDRKTGEIKLLRYMQVADPIENENIQVSVVEAQRRNPEAQVGDFLTDELPPIDFGRVAAQTAKQVITQRMRESERKRQYEEFKDRIGEIVSGVVKRVDYGNITVDLQRAEGVIRRDETIPRESLRVNDRVRAYIFDVREEPRGPQIFLSRSHPQFMAKLFTQEVPEIYDNIIEIKAVARDPGSRAKIAVLSHDSSIDPIGACVGMRGSRVQAVVQELQGEKVDIIPWSNDTANFIVNALAPAEVSKVLMDEEKNKTEVVVPDDQLSLAIGRRGQNVKLASQLTGWEIDIMTETEESERRQKDTRERTELFKATLDVDDVIAHLLVAEGYATVEDISDSAVEDLAGVEGFDEEIATELQRRGREYLEKRDAELAERLASLGVAEDVVNAEGLTLAMVVALGEAGVKTLDDLADLASDELREIVGESTIDNDAANAIIMKAREHWFADEAAPADEAKV from the coding sequence ATGGCGACGACAGCCGATATCCCGCGCCTTGAGATGCTTCAGGTGGCCGACATGGTCGCCCGCGAGAAGGGCATCGAACGCGAGGAAGTGCTCGAGGCGATGGAGCAGGCCATCCAGAAGTCCGGTCGCGCCAAGTACGGGCTGGAGCACGACATCCGCGCCGAGATCGACCGCAAGACCGGCGAGATCAAGCTGCTGCGCTACATGCAGGTCGCCGATCCGATCGAGAACGAGAACATCCAGGTCTCGGTGGTCGAGGCCCAGCGCCGCAATCCCGAGGCCCAGGTCGGCGACTTCCTGACCGACGAGCTGCCGCCGATCGACTTCGGTCGCGTCGCCGCGCAGACCGCCAAGCAGGTAATCACGCAGCGCATGCGCGAGAGCGAGCGCAAGCGCCAGTACGAGGAATTCAAGGATCGTATCGGCGAGATCGTGTCGGGCGTGGTCAAGCGCGTCGACTACGGCAACATCACCGTCGACCTGCAGCGCGCCGAGGGCGTGATCCGTCGCGACGAGACGATCCCGCGCGAATCGCTGCGCGTAAACGACCGCGTGCGCGCCTACATCTTCGACGTGCGCGAGGAGCCGCGCGGCCCGCAGATCTTCCTCTCGCGCAGCCATCCGCAGTTCATGGCCAAGCTGTTCACGCAGGAAGTGCCCGAGATCTACGACAACATCATCGAGATCAAGGCGGTCGCCCGCGACCCGGGCAGCCGCGCCAAGATCGCGGTGCTGAGCCACGACAGCTCGATCGATCCGATCGGCGCCTGCGTCGGCATGCGCGGCAGCCGCGTCCAGGCCGTCGTGCAGGAGCTGCAGGGTGAGAAGGTCGACATCATCCCGTGGTCGAACGACACCGCGAACTTCATCGTCAACGCGCTGGCGCCGGCCGAGGTCAGCAAGGTGCTGATGGACGAGGAGAAGAACAAGACCGAGGTCGTGGTTCCCGACGACCAGCTCAGCCTCGCGATCGGCCGTCGCGGCCAGAACGTGAAGCTGGCCTCCCAGCTCACCGGCTGGGAAATCGACATCATGACCGAGACCGAGGAGAGCGAGCGCCGCCAGAAGGACACGCGCGAGCGCACCGAGCTGTTCAAGGCCACGCTCGACGTCGACGATGTCATCGCCCATCTGCTGGTCGCCGAGGGTTATGCCACGGTCGAGGACATCTCCGACTCGGCGGTCGAGGATCTGGCCGGCGTCGAGGGCTTCGACGAGGAGATCGCCACCGAGCTGCAGCGGCGCGGCCGCGAGTATCTCGAGAAGCGCGATGCCGAGCTGGCCGAGCGCCTGGCGTCGCTGGGCGTCGCCGAGGACGTGGTCAATGCCGAGGGTCTGACCCTGGCGATGGTGGTGGCGCTGGGCGAGGCGGGCGTGAAGACGCTCGACGACCTGGCTGACCTCGCTTCGGACGAGCTGCGCGAGATCGTCGGGGAAAGCACGATCGACAACGACGCCGCCAACGCCATCATCATGAAGGCGCGCGAGCACTGGTTCGCCGACGAGGCCGCTCCGGCCGACGAAGCGAAGGTCTGA
- the rimP gene encoding ribosome maturation factor RimP: MTDLLRRIEDIIAPTIVGMGFEVVRVALSKGGTLQIMIEPADGRTLDVEDCATVSRAVSAVLDVEDPIAGAYTLEVSSPGIDRPLTRPKDYARWAGHLARIETALPVEGRRRFKGTLLGLDGDLVRLKLDDGKEAAVPLEAVTRAKLELTDRLIEEHRLAAEGAAGQTH, from the coding sequence GTGACCGATCTGCTGCGTCGCATCGAAGACATCATCGCCCCGACCATCGTCGGCATGGGGTTCGAGGTCGTTCGCGTTGCCTTGAGCAAGGGCGGGACCCTGCAGATCATGATCGAACCTGCCGATGGCCGAACGCTCGACGTCGAGGATTGCGCGACCGTGTCGCGTGCGGTGTCGGCGGTGCTGGACGTCGAGGACCCCATCGCGGGGGCCTACACGCTGGAGGTGAGTTCGCCCGGGATCGACCGGCCGCTCACCCGGCCGAAGGATTATGCACGCTGGGCGGGACATCTCGCCCGCATCGAGACCGCGCTACCGGTCGAGGGACGGCGGCGCTTCAAGGGAACGCTGCTCGGGCTCGACGGCGACCTGGTGCGCCTGAAGCTCGACGACGGCAAGGAAGCCGCGGTGCCGCTCGAGGCGGTGACGCGCGCCAAGCTCGAACTGACGGACCGTCTGATCGAAGAACACCGTCTGGCCGCCGAGGGCGCGGCCGGGCAGACCCACTGA
- a CDS encoding endonuclease domain-containing protein, producing MRRYARSLRVNATDAERVLWSRLRRRQIAGFKFRRQHQVGLYICDFACLDRMLVVELDGSQHAENLEYDQRRDRLLRSAGFEVLRFWNNDVLGSIEGVLDTIYAALDRSFDPSAPAGHLPI from the coding sequence ATGCGCCGATACGCCCGAAGCCTGCGAGTAAACGCAACTGACGCCGAACGCGTCCTCTGGAGCCGCCTACGCCGCCGCCAGATCGCAGGCTTCAAGTTCCGGCGGCAGCATCAGGTGGGACTCTACATCTGCGACTTCGCCTGTCTCGATCGGATGCTCGTGGTGGAGCTCGATGGCAGCCAGCATGCGGAGAATCTGGAGTACGACCAGCGTCGTGACCGGCTTTTGAGATCGGCGGGATTCGAGGTGCTGCGTTTCTGGAACAACGACGTGTTGGGGAGCATCGAAGGGGTGCTCGATACGATATATGCGGCGCTTGATCGGAGTTTTGACCCCTCCGCCCCTGCGGGGCACCTCCCCATTTGA
- the trmB gene encoding tRNA (guanosine(46)-N7)-methyltransferase TrmB: MEEARRRTLHGRRRGKKLRAGQQSLLDTLLPRLEVALPAEPIVTPDNEVAESAAKIDLARLFGGTLPADGVWLEVGFGAGEHLVWQAEQHPSVGLIGCEPYINGVAKCLAHIERTGVPNVRLFTDDARFVMQALPPQSLSRAFVLFPDPWPKTRHHKRRFVQRSNLDILARLMKPGAELRVATDDPSYLPWMVEHACRHPAFEWLAETPADWRGRPEDWPETRYEKKMLAGHKPVFLRLRRR; encoded by the coding sequence ATGGAAGAAGCCCGCCGACGCACGCTGCATGGCCGTCGACGGGGCAAGAAACTGCGGGCCGGGCAGCAGTCGCTGCTCGACACGCTGCTGCCTCGCCTCGAAGTCGCCCTGCCGGCCGAACCGATCGTCACGCCCGACAACGAGGTGGCCGAGAGCGCCGCGAAAATCGATCTCGCGCGCCTGTTCGGCGGGACGTTGCCGGCCGATGGCGTGTGGCTGGAAGTGGGCTTCGGTGCGGGCGAGCATCTCGTCTGGCAGGCCGAGCAGCACCCCAGTGTCGGGCTGATCGGCTGCGAGCCCTACATCAACGGCGTCGCCAAGTGCCTGGCGCACATCGAACGGACCGGCGTGCCGAACGTGCGGCTGTTCACCGACGACGCCCGGTTCGTGATGCAGGCGCTGCCGCCGCAGTCGCTGTCGCGCGCCTTCGTGCTGTTTCCCGATCCGTGGCCCAAGACACGCCACCACAAGCGCCGCTTCGTGCAACGCTCCAACCTCGACATCCTGGCCCGCCTCATGAAGCCGGGCGCGGAACTGCGGGTGGCGACCGACGATCCCAGCTACCTCCCCTGGATGGTCGAGCACGCCTGCCGCCATCCCGCGTTCGAATGGCTGGCCGAAACCCCCGCCGACTGGCGCGGGCGCCCCGAAGACTGGCCCGAGACCCGCTACGAAAAGAAGATGCTCGCCGGCCACAAGCCGGTCTTCCTGCGGCTGAGGCGGCGCTAG
- a CDS encoding acetolactate synthase large subunit produces the protein MNGAESLVRTLVKGGVEVCFANPGTSEMHFVGALDRVEGMRCVLGLFEGVCSGAADGYYRMTDKPASTLLHLGPGLANAAANLHNAKKAGSGVVNIVGEHALYHIKYDTPLTADIEGIARPFSHWVKTSPTSKTVAGDGALAIQAANVAPGQIATLILPADTAWGEAEGVADTPAAPAAEKPSKEAVVAAAKALKKPNSMLFIGGRALRARGLELAGKIAAKTGCKVQGAGGTARIERGAGRIPVLRLHFVIEQAQAQLKGTQQMVLCGAKAPFAFFAYPGKPSVLTPDGCETTVLCPVEGDILGSLEALAMELDAMNEKAAGVAQPSRPERPTGKFTLDGLGQALGATMPEGAIVVDESVTTGRGFFPFSAGAPPHDWLNNMGGSIGFGAPVAVGAAVACPDRKVICMIGDGSSMYTIQSLWTMARENLDVCVMIFSNRSYNILYSQLADVGAANPGPRAIDMLTLDRPTLQFTDLAKGMGVAAGKATNLEELTKQLTYAMSHKGPYLIDVIM, from the coding sequence ATGAACGGAGCTGAAAGTCTGGTCCGCACCTTGGTGAAGGGCGGCGTCGAGGTCTGTTTCGCCAACCCCGGCACGTCGGAGATGCACTTCGTCGGCGCGCTGGATCGCGTCGAGGGCATGCGCTGCGTGCTCGGCCTGTTCGAGGGCGTCTGCTCCGGTGCGGCCGATGGCTACTACCGCATGACCGACAAGCCGGCCTCGACCCTGCTGCATCTGGGTCCCGGTCTCGCCAATGCGGCGGCCAACCTGCACAACGCCAAGAAGGCGGGCTCGGGTGTCGTCAACATCGTGGGCGAGCACGCGCTCTATCACATCAAGTACGACACGCCGCTCACCGCCGACATCGAAGGCATCGCGCGTCCCTTCTCTCATTGGGTGAAGACCTCGCCGACCTCCAAGACGGTGGCGGGCGACGGCGCGCTGGCGATCCAGGCCGCCAACGTGGCGCCGGGCCAGATCGCGACGCTGATCCTGCCGGCCGACACCGCATGGGGCGAAGCCGAGGGCGTGGCCGACACACCGGCGGCGCCGGCGGCGGAGAAGCCCAGCAAGGAGGCGGTCGTTGCCGCCGCCAAGGCGCTGAAGAAGCCGAACTCCATGCTGTTCATCGGCGGCCGGGCGCTGCGCGCGCGCGGCCTCGAACTCGCTGGCAAGATCGCCGCCAAGACCGGCTGCAAGGTGCAGGGCGCCGGCGGCACGGCGCGCATCGAGCGCGGCGCCGGCCGCATTCCGGTGCTGCGCCTGCATTTCGTGATCGAGCAGGCGCAGGCCCAGCTCAAGGGCACGCAGCAGATGGTGCTGTGCGGCGCCAAGGCGCCGTTCGCCTTCTTCGCCTATCCGGGCAAGCCGTCGGTGCTGACGCCGGATGGCTGCGAGACGACCGTCCTGTGCCCCGTCGAAGGCGATATCCTGGGCTCGCTCGAAGCGCTGGCGATGGAACTGGACGCGATGAACGAGAAGGCCGCGGGCGTTGCCCAGCCGAGCCGTCCGGAGCGTCCGACCGGCAAGTTCACGCTCGACGGCCTCGGCCAGGCGCTCGGCGCGACGATGCCGGAAGGCGCCATCGTGGTCGACGAATCGGTGACGACGGGCCGTGGCTTCTTCCCGTTCAGCGCCGGCGCCCCGCCGCACGACTGGCTGAACAACATGGGTGGCTCGATCGGCTTCGGTGCGCCCGTCGCGGTCGGCGCCGCCGTCGCCTGCCCGGATCGCAAGGTCATCTGCATGATCGGCGACGGCTCGTCGATGTACACGATCCAGTCGCTCTGGACGATGGCGCGCGAGAATCTCGACGTCTGCGTGATGATCTTCTCGAACCGCTCCTACAACATCCTCTACAGCCAGCTCGCCGATGTCGGCGCGGCCAATCCCGGCCCGCGCGCCATCGACATGCTGACCCTGGACCGGCCGACGCTGCAGTTCACGGATCTGGCCAAGGGCATGGGCGTGGCCGCCGGCAAGGCGACCAATCTGGAGGAGCTGACCAAGCAGCTCACCTACGCCATGTCGCACAAGGGTCCGTACCTCATCGACGTGATCATGTAG
- a CDS encoding M20 aminoacylase family protein: MTRYTPDLLAADLADLTAIRRDIHRHPETAFEEVRTAQIVADKLTSWGIEVHRGLATTGVVGTLKGNRPGQKTIGLRADMDALHLQEKNDFDYASQVPNKMHACGHDGHTTMLLGAARQLAAAPDFGGTVHFIFQPAEEGLGGARVMIEEGLFEKFPCDVVYGMHNMPGFPVGHFAIRTGPMLASSDSWEVVFKGTGGHGAMPDRGTDPTFVAAQFIVAVQGIVGRNVPSSQAAVLSVGHIAAGTPGSPNVIPSEVLIRGTARSFSADVRNLLERRLAEVAAGIAQAGGCEAVSKYHRRYPALVNAAEQTSVAVEAAALTVGRENVEANTSPLAGAEDFAFMLEKKPGAYIMIGNGGTGEGGCQNVHSPLYDFNDRILTTGAAYWMNLVQLELGDAA; this comes from the coding sequence ATGACCCGTTACACCCCCGATCTGCTCGCCGCCGACCTGGCCGATCTCACCGCCATCCGTCGCGACATCCACCGCCATCCCGAGACTGCCTTCGAGGAAGTGCGGACCGCCCAGATCGTGGCGGACAAGCTCACCTCCTGGGGCATCGAGGTGCATCGCGGCCTGGCCACCACCGGCGTCGTCGGCACGCTGAAGGGCAATCGCCCCGGGCAGAAGACGATCGGCCTGCGCGCCGACATGGACGCTCTGCATCTGCAGGAGAAGAACGACTTCGACTACGCTTCGCAGGTTCCCAACAAGATGCATGCCTGCGGCCACGACGGGCACACCACGATGCTGCTGGGCGCGGCCCGGCAGCTCGCGGCGGCGCCCGACTTCGGCGGCACCGTCCACTTCATCTTCCAGCCCGCCGAGGAAGGCCTCGGTGGCGCGCGCGTGATGATCGAGGAAGGCCTGTTCGAGAAGTTCCCGTGCGATGTGGTTTACGGCATGCACAACATGCCGGGCTTCCCGGTCGGTCACTTCGCCATCCGCACCGGCCCGATGCTCGCCTCGTCCGACAGCTGGGAAGTCGTCTTCAAGGGTACGGGCGGCCACGGCGCCATGCCCGACCGCGGCACCGACCCGACCTTCGTGGCCGCACAGTTCATCGTGGCGGTGCAGGGCATCGTCGGCCGCAACGTGCCGTCCAGCCAGGCGGCCGTGTTGAGCGTCGGCCATATCGCCGCCGGCACGCCGGGCTCGCCCAACGTGATCCCGTCGGAAGTGCTGATCCGCGGCACCGCCCGCAGCTTCTCGGCCGACGTGCGCAATCTCCTTGAGAGGCGCCTGGCCGAGGTCGCGGCCGGTATCGCGCAGGCCGGCGGCTGCGAGGCCGTCTCGAAGTACCATCGCCGCTACCCGGCGCTGGTCAATGCCGCCGAGCAGACGTCGGTCGCCGTCGAGGCGGCGGCGCTGACGGTCGGTCGCGAGAATGTCGAGGCCAACACCTCGCCGCTGGCCGGCGCGGAGGACTTCGCCTTCATGCTGGAGAAGAAGCCGGGCGCCTACATCATGATCGGCAACGGCGGCACGGGCGAGGGCGGCTGCCAGAACGTGCATTCACCGCTCTACGACTTCAACGACCGGATCCTGACGACCGGCGCGGCCTACTGGATGAACCTCGTCCAGCTCGAACTGGGCGACGCGGCCTAA
- a CDS encoding glutathione S-transferase family protein — translation MTQTARLSGAKPRLYQTPSSYYSMIARLALAEGGIDHERVFVDIHFRLSQQRPDYVRLNPGMTVPTLVLADRILVESRDIAEYALGSAPNPETKSWVDLHYGYPIEELTFGGILARNPLARIMIPKRLEAARRQLLAHAAANPDLASVYQARAEVFARRIATFEPDAVVKLSERRRAEAIGFMDRLEQTLGDGRGVLVPPAYGVADVVWTVFLGRMEFAGLGQEIPKRPALARYWAAMQARPSFSAADIWTKFHLGRLIGGIIGISRS, via the coding sequence ATGACCCAGACTGCCAGGCTCTCCGGAGCAAAGCCCCGCCTCTACCAGACGCCGTCATCCTACTATTCGATGATCGCGCGCCTCGCGCTCGCCGAAGGCGGCATCGACCACGAGCGCGTGTTCGTCGACATCCATTTCCGCCTGAGCCAGCAGCGGCCGGACTATGTGCGGCTCAATCCGGGCATGACCGTGCCGACTCTCGTGCTGGCGGATCGCATTCTCGTCGAGAGCCGCGACATCGCCGAGTATGCGCTCGGCTCGGCGCCCAACCCCGAGACGAAGAGCTGGGTCGACCTCCACTACGGCTATCCGATCGAGGAGCTGACCTTCGGGGGGATTCTCGCGCGCAATCCCCTGGCGCGGATCATGATCCCGAAGCGGCTCGAGGCGGCCCGACGCCAACTCCTGGCGCACGCCGCGGCAAATCCCGATCTCGCGTCCGTCTATCAGGCGCGCGCCGAAGTCTTCGCCCGGCGCATCGCCACCTTCGAGCCGGACGCCGTCGTGAAGCTATCGGAGCGACGCCGCGCCGAAGCCATCGGCTTCATGGACCGGCTCGAGCAGACGCTGGGCGACGGCCGCGGGGTCCTGGTACCGCCCGCCTACGGCGTCGCCGATGTCGTCTGGACCGTGTTTCTGGGACGGATGGAATTCGCCGGTCTCGGGCAGGAGATCCCGAAGCGGCCGGCGCTCGCGCGCTATTGGGCAGCCATGCAGGCGCGTCCCAGCTTTTCCGCTGCGGACATCTGGACGAAGTTTCACCTCGGCCGCCTGATCGGGGGGATCATCGGCATAAGCCGAAGCTGA
- the hisA gene encoding 1-(5-phosphoribosyl)-5-[(5-phosphoribosylamino)methylideneamino]imidazole-4-carboxamide isomerase: MILFPAIDLKDGKCVRLLRGDMQRATVFNDSPAAQAKAFANAGCEWLHLVDLNGAVEGHPVNRAAVESILKDVEVPTQLGGGIRTIESIAQWFEAGVKRVILGTIAVKEPGLVKAACKQWPGQIAVGIDAREGIVAVDGWTKQSTVRALDLALRFEDAGVSAIIYTDIDRDGAMGGVNVDATVTLAQHLTTPVIASGGVSSLDDLRELKPTEEFGIVGAIVGRALYDGRVTVPDAIRVLKGE, from the coding sequence ATGATCCTTTTCCCCGCGATCGACCTCAAGGACGGCAAGTGCGTGCGCCTTCTCCGCGGCGACATGCAGCGTGCCACCGTGTTCAACGACAGCCCGGCCGCCCAGGCCAAGGCCTTTGCCAATGCCGGCTGCGAGTGGCTGCATCTGGTCGACCTGAACGGTGCGGTCGAGGGCCATCCGGTCAACCGCGCGGCGGTCGAGAGCATCCTGAAGGACGTCGAGGTGCCGACCCAGCTCGGCGGCGGCATCCGCACCATCGAGAGCATCGCGCAGTGGTTCGAGGCGGGCGTGAAGCGGGTGATCCTGGGCACCATCGCAGTCAAGGAGCCGGGCCTCGTGAAAGCCGCCTGCAAGCAGTGGCCCGGCCAGATCGCGGTCGGCATCGACGCCCGCGAGGGCATCGTCGCAGTCGACGGCTGGACCAAGCAGAGCACGGTGCGGGCGCTCGATCTCGCCCTGCGCTTCGAGGATGCCGGAGTCTCGGCCATCATCTACACCGACATCGACCGCGACGGCGCGATGGGCGGCGTCAACGTCGATGCCACGGTCACGCTGGCGCAACATCTCACCACGCCGGTCATCGCCTCGGGCGGCGTCAGCTCGCTCGACGATCTGCGCGAACTGAAGCCCACCGAGGAGTTCGGCATCGTCGGCGCCATCGTCGGCCGCGCGCTCTATGACGGTCGCGTGACGGTGCCCGACGCGATCCGCGTGCTGAAGGGCGAGTAG
- the hisF gene encoding imidazole glycerol phosphate synthase subunit HisF, with product MLKVRIIPCLDVKDGRVVKGVQFVGLRDAGDPVEQARIYDAAGADELTFLDITASHENRDTILDVVGRTAEQCFMPLTVGGGVRQVEDIRRLLLAGADKVSINSAAVARPEFVREAARKYGDQCIVVAIDARSTAPGKWEVFTHGGRKGTGLDAIEWACRMAESGAGEILLTSMDRDGTKSGFDLELTRAVSDAVPVPVVASGGVGTLDHLVDGVTKGGASAVLAASIFHFGEFTISQAKEHLAQAGVPVRQISRAT from the coding sequence ATGCTCAAGGTCCGCATCATCCCCTGCCTCGACGTGAAGGATGGCCGCGTCGTGAAGGGCGTGCAGTTCGTGGGCCTGCGCGATGCCGGCGATCCCGTGGAGCAGGCGCGCATCTACGACGCCGCCGGCGCCGACGAGCTCACCTTCCTCGACATCACGGCCAGCCACGAGAACCGCGACACCATCCTCGACGTCGTCGGTCGCACGGCGGAGCAGTGCTTCATGCCGCTGACCGTGGGCGGTGGCGTGCGCCAGGTCGAAGACATCCGCCGGCTGCTGCTGGCCGGCGCCGACAAGGTCTCGATCAACTCCGCGGCGGTGGCGCGGCCGGAATTCGTGCGCGAAGCCGCCCGGAAGTACGGCGACCAGTGCATCGTCGTGGCGATCGACGCGCGCAGCACCGCGCCCGGCAAGTGGGAAGTCTTCACCCATGGCGGCCGCAAGGGCACCGGCCTCGATGCGATCGAGTGGGCGTGCCGCATGGCGGAGTCGGGCGCGGGCGAGATCCTGCTCACCTCGATGGATCGGGACGGCACCAAGTCGGGTTTCGATCTCGAACTGACCCGGGCCGTGTCGGATGCGGTGCCGGTGCCGGTCGTCGCATCTGGCGGAGTCGGCACGCTCGATCATCTGGTCGACGGCGTGACGAAGGGCGGTGCCTCGGCCGTTCTCGCCGCATCGATCTTCCACTTCGGCGAATTCACCATCTCGCAGGCGAAGGAACATCTCGCGCAAGCCGGCGTGCCGGTGCGACAAATCTCGCGCGCGACATGA
- a CDS encoding phosphoribosyl-ATP diphosphatase — translation MAKKKKARKARSKPGIVTIDEHTLDRLYLVIDSRKGADPETSYTARLFSRGRQQIAKKLGEEAVEALIEGIRGDKPKLVAESADMLYHLLTLWAAVGVKPKAVWDELARREGLSGIAEKASRKRS, via the coding sequence ATGGCGAAGAAGAAAAAAGCCAGGAAGGCTCGAAGCAAGCCCGGCATCGTCACGATCGACGAACATACGCTCGATCGCCTGTATCTCGTGATCGACAGCCGCAAGGGCGCCGATCCCGAAACGTCCTACACCGCGCGCCTGTTCAGCCGAGGCCGCCAGCAGATCGCCAAGAAACTGGGCGAGGAAGCCGTCGAGGCGCTGATCGAGGGCATCCGTGGCGACAAGCCCAAGCTCGTCGCCGAAAGCGCCGACATGCTCTACCACCTGCTCACGCTATGGGCCGCCGTCGGCGTGAAGCCGAAGGCGGTCTGGGACGAACTGGCCCGCCGCGAAGGCCTGTCCGGCATCGCCGAGAAGGCCAGCCGGAAGCGTTCATAA
- a CDS encoding ABC transporter ATP-binding protein, translating to MLSCRALRKDYVTERGEVAAVDGIDLDVAAGRYAAIIGRSGSGKSSLMAMIGGLSRPSKGQVLVDGTDIWGLSENELAAFRNRRIGYVFQFASLLPTLRLVDNVALPAMLGRRGTQSATYARAAALLGQMGLGDHLDAYPGEVSAGEQRRAVIARALINEPALILADEPTSDLDEQTEIEIMDELLAVNRERGTTLILVTHNLALARQAEQIVHIAHGTIVA from the coding sequence ATGCTGTCGTGCCGGGCCTTGCGGAAGGACTATGTCACCGAACGCGGCGAGGTCGCGGCCGTGGACGGCATCGACCTCGACGTGGCGGCCGGTCGCTACGCGGCGATCATCGGTCGCTCGGGCTCGGGGAAGTCGTCCCTGATGGCGATGATCGGCGGCCTCAGCCGGCCCTCGAAAGGCCAGGTACTGGTCGACGGCACCGACATCTGGGGCCTGTCGGAGAACGAGCTGGCGGCCTTCCGGAACAGGCGCATCGGCTACGTCTTCCAGTTCGCCAGCCTGCTGCCGACCCTGCGCCTCGTCGACAATGTCGCCTTGCCGGCGATGTTGGGTCGACGTGGCACTCAGTCCGCCACCTATGCCCGCGCGGCCGCGCTGCTGGGCCAGATGGGACTGGGCGATCATCTCGACGCCTATCCGGGCGAGGTCTCGGCCGGCGAGCAGCGGCGCGCGGTGATCGCCCGCGCGCTGATCAACGAGCCGGCGCTGATCCTGGCCGACGAGCCGACCTCCGATCTCGACGAGCAGACCGAGATCGAGATCATGGACGAGCTTCTGGCCGTCAACCGCGAGCGCGGCACGACGCTGATCCTCGTCACCCACAATCTGGCGCTGGCCCGGCAGGCCGAGCAGATCGTGCACATCGCCCACGGGACGATCGTCGCATGA